Proteins from a single region of Streptomyces sp. TN58:
- a CDS encoding MerR family transcriptional regulator: MGSQVGDASGDRAGVDGASRGAAGGDGAGVGGAGVGGRYRREDVARAAGVKVRNLRYYQERGLLPPPRREGRIAWYSDDHLTRLRLISDLLGRGYTVNGIAELLSAWEDGGGLSQLLGLEREMTRDWVQEEPVTLTRAALRELFGPTATAADTRRAAALGYVTVDGDLVTYPSRRLLEATLALVRQGVPLAEILDAGEFVQAQAAALADRFVGLFRRHVIGVEGLEPLSATQLQHVTAAVKALRPVAGEVVATEFARAMARRVDAEVAELLRTEQ; encoded by the coding sequence GTGGGCAGCCAGGTGGGGGACGCGAGCGGTGACAGGGCGGGCGTGGACGGGGCGAGCCGTGGCGCGGCGGGCGGTGACGGGGCGGGCGTGGGCGGGGCGGGCGTGGGCGGGCGCTACCGCCGGGAGGACGTGGCCCGGGCGGCCGGCGTCAAGGTGCGCAACCTGCGCTACTACCAGGAGCGCGGGCTGCTCCCGCCGCCGCGCCGGGAGGGCCGGATCGCCTGGTACTCCGACGACCACCTGACCCGGCTGCGCCTGATCAGCGACCTGTTGGGGCGCGGCTACACGGTCAACGGCATCGCTGAGCTGCTCAGCGCCTGGGAGGACGGCGGAGGCCTGTCCCAACTGCTGGGCCTGGAGCGGGAGATGACCCGCGACTGGGTGCAGGAGGAGCCGGTGACGCTGACCCGGGCCGCGCTGCGCGAGCTGTTCGGCCCGACGGCCACCGCCGCGGACACCCGGCGGGCGGCGGCGCTCGGCTACGTCACGGTCGACGGCGACCTGGTCACCTATCCGAGCCGGCGGCTGCTGGAGGCCACGCTGGCACTGGTGCGGCAGGGGGTGCCGCTCGCGGAGATCCTGGACGCCGGGGAGTTCGTCCAGGCACAGGCGGCCGCGCTCGCGGACCGGTTCGTCGGACTGTTCCGGCGGCACGTGATCGGCGTCGAGGGGCTGGAGCCGCTTTCGGCCACCCAGCTCCAGCACGTCACGGCGGCGGTGAAGGCCCTGCGGCCGGTGGCCGGCGAGGTCGTGGCCACGGAGTTCGCGCGGGCGATGGCCCGGAGGGTGGATGCGGAGGTCGCCGAACTGCTGCGTACGGAGCAGTAG
- a CDS encoding methyltransferase → MNRLTTPFGSYELTRFPEDPRDRLRAWDAADEYLLRHLDSGTGERGPVDLAGAGQITILGDRWGALTTALAAFRPTQITDSYLSRAGTAANLDRAGIGTAKSTVRLLTTQDPPPERIDVLLVRVPKSLALLEDQLYRLAPHVHAGTVVVGTGMVKEIHTSTLNLFEKILGPTRTSLAEKKARLIFCTPGGAATAARGEDPWPVTYKLDQDAGSGAGLTAVNHAGIFCADRLDIGTRFFLQSIPTNTDGARVVDLGCGNGIVGTAVAVADPRAEVVFTDESYQAVASAKATFRANVHRERERADFLVGDGVAMLDPGSVDLILCNPPFHSHQATTDATALRMFAQSRKVLRPRGELWVVANRHMGYHTHLRRLFGNSEVVASEPRFVVLRAVKEDRPRSARPM, encoded by the coding sequence ATGAACCGTCTGACCACGCCTTTCGGCTCCTACGAGCTCACCCGCTTCCCCGAGGACCCGCGCGACCGGCTCCGGGCCTGGGACGCCGCCGACGAGTACCTGCTGCGCCACCTCGACTCCGGTACGGGAGAACGCGGTCCGGTGGACCTGGCCGGCGCCGGGCAGATCACCATCCTCGGTGACCGCTGGGGGGCGCTGACGACGGCACTGGCCGCGTTCCGCCCGACGCAGATCACCGATTCGTACCTGTCGCGGGCCGGTACCGCGGCCAACCTGGACCGGGCCGGGATCGGCACCGCCAAGTCCACGGTGCGGCTGCTGACCACGCAGGACCCACCGCCCGAGCGGATCGACGTACTCCTCGTGCGGGTACCCAAGAGCCTGGCGCTGCTGGAGGACCAGCTGTACCGGCTGGCGCCGCACGTGCACGCGGGCACCGTCGTCGTCGGCACGGGCATGGTCAAGGAGATCCACACCTCCACGCTGAACCTCTTCGAGAAGATCCTCGGGCCGACCAGGACCTCGCTCGCCGAGAAGAAGGCCCGGCTGATCTTCTGCACGCCCGGCGGCGCCGCAACGGCCGCGCGGGGCGAGGACCCGTGGCCGGTGACGTACAAGCTGGACCAGGACGCGGGGTCGGGCGCCGGACTGACCGCCGTCAACCACGCCGGCATCTTCTGCGCGGACCGGCTCGACATCGGCACCCGCTTCTTCCTGCAGAGCATCCCGACGAACACGGACGGCGCCCGGGTCGTGGACCTGGGCTGCGGCAACGGCATCGTCGGCACCGCCGTAGCCGTCGCGGACCCGCGGGCCGAGGTCGTGTTCACCGACGAGTCCTACCAGGCCGTCGCCTCGGCGAAGGCCACGTTCCGCGCCAACGTGCACCGCGAGCGCGAGCGGGCCGACTTCCTCGTGGGTGACGGCGTCGCCATGCTCGACCCGGGCTCGGTGGACCTGATCCTGTGCAACCCGCCCTTCCACTCCCACCAGGCCACGACGGACGCGACGGCGCTGCGCATGTTCGCCCAGTCGCGCAAGGTGCTGCGGCCGCGCGGTGAGCTGTGGGTCGTCGCCAACCGGCACATGGGCTACCACACGCACCTGCGCCGGCTCTTCGGCAACAGCGAAGTCGTCGCGAGCGAGCCGAGGTTCGTGGTCCTGCGGGCGGTCAAGGAGGACCGTCCGCGTTCCGCACGCCCTATGTGA
- a CDS encoding tetratricopeptide repeat protein, with protein sequence MNAPTGYFGHGTAAERWARAQLFFDAREYTTAARILEPLAGEAPEQLAPRLLLARAYYHSAQLSRAERELRAVLERWPVEDYAQLMLGRTLERLGRPGEARPYLRMAAAMAGEFPE encoded by the coding sequence ATGAACGCGCCGACGGGGTATTTCGGGCACGGGACGGCGGCCGAGCGCTGGGCGCGCGCCCAGTTGTTCTTCGACGCGCGCGAGTACACGACGGCCGCCCGCATCCTGGAGCCGCTGGCGGGCGAGGCGCCCGAGCAGCTGGCTCCGCGCCTGCTGCTGGCCCGCGCGTACTACCACTCGGCGCAGCTCTCGCGTGCCGAGCGCGAGCTGCGCGCCGTGCTGGAGCGGTGGCCGGTGGAGGACTACGCCCAGCTGATGCTCGGCCGCACGCTGGAGCGGCTGGGGCGGCCCGGAGAGGCCCGCCCGTACCTGCGGATGGCCGCCGCGATGGCCGGCGAGTTCCCCGAGTAG